A single Capricornis sumatraensis isolate serow.1 chromosome 20, serow.2, whole genome shotgun sequence DNA region contains:
- the LOC138096342 gene encoding zinc finger protein 420-like isoform X2, with protein sequence MLENYRNLASLGLVVSKPDLVTFLEQMKNPWDVTRLEMPAIYTGRKIHSEWKPFKCTECDNTSNQNSELSQDQQIHTGKKPYECKECGKPFMCYSNLSRHLQIHAAEKHYKCTKCGKAFNQKSNLTQHQRIHTGEKPYKCKECGKAFSHYSRLTQHQRIHTGEKPYKCKDCGKEFNQCSGLTYHQRIHTGEKPYKCTECGKSFSRNSTLTQHQRIHTGEKPYKCKDCGKEFNQCSSLTYHQRIHTGEKPYKCKECGKAFSHSSRLTQHQRIHTGEKPYKCKDCGKEFKQWSGLTFHQRIHTGEKPYKCKDCGKEFHRCSGLTHHKRIHTGEKPYKCTECGKSFSQQSTLTQHQRIHTGEKPYKCKECGKAFSHYSTLTHHQSIHSGEKPYTCKECGKAFSHYSNLTQHQRIHTGEKPYKCEDCGKEFNQCSGLTYHQRIHTGEKPYKCKDCGKEFNQCSGLIYHQRIHTGEKPYKCTECGKSFTQNSTLNQHQRIHTGERPYKSKDCGKDFGRHSGLTYHQRIHTGK encoded by the coding sequence GAAAATTCATTCAGAATGGAAACCTTTCAAATGTACAGAGTGTGACAACACCTCTAATCAGAATTCAGAGCTTAGTCAAGATCAGCAAATCCACACTGGCAagaaaccttatgaatgtaaagaatgtggaaaacCATTTATGTGTTACTCAAACCTTAGTCGACATCTGCAAATTCACGCGGCGGAGAAGCATTATAAATGTACAAAGTGTGGCAAAGCCTTTAATCAGAAGTCAAATCTTACTCAacaccagagaattcatactggagagaagccttataaatgtaaagaatgcGGAAAAGCCTTCAGTCATTACTCAAGACTTACTCAACACcagcgaattcatactggagagaagccttataaatgtaagGATTGTGGCAAAGAATTTAACCAGTGCTCAGGTCTTACTtaccatcagagaattcatactggagagaagccttataaatgtaCAGAATGTGGGAAATCCTTTAGTCGGAACTCAACTCTTACTCAACACcagcgaattcatactggagagaagccttataaatgtaagGATTGTGGCAAAGAATTTAACCAGTGCTCAAGTCTTACTtaccatcagagaattcatactggagagaagccttataaatgtaaagaatgcGGAAAAGCCTTCAGTCATTCCTCAAGACTTACTCAACACcagcgaattcatactggagagaagccttataaatgtaagGATTGTGGCAAAGAATTTAAACAGTGGTCAGGTCTTACTttccatcagagaattcatactggagagaagccttataaatgtaagGATTGTGGCAAAGAATTTCACCGGTGCTCAGGTCTTACTCACCAtaagagaattcatactggagagaagccttataaatgtaCAGAATGTGGGAAATCCTTTAGTCAGCAGTCAACTCTTACTCAACACcagcgaattcatactggagagaagccttataaatgtaaagaatgcGGAAAAGCCTTCAGTCACTACTCAACTCTTACTCATCACCAGAGTATTCATAGTGGAGAGAAGCCTTATACatgtaaagaatgtggaaaagccttcagtcACTACTCAAATCTTACTCAACACcagcgaattcatactggagagaagccttataaatgtGAGGATTGTGGCAAAGAATTTAACCAGTGCTCAGGTCTTACTTACcaccagagaattcatactggagagaaaccttataaatgtAAGGATTGTGGCAAAGAATTTAACCAGTGCTCAGGTCTTATTtaccatcagagaattcatactggagagaaaccttataaatgtACAGAATGTGGGAAATCCTTTACTCAGAACTCAACTCTTAATCAACACCAGCGAATTCATACTGGGGAGAGGCCTTATAAATCTAAGGATTGTGGCAAAGACTTTGGCAGGCACTCAGGTCTTACTtaccatcagagaattcatactggaaaATAA
- the LOC138096342 gene encoding zinc finger protein 420-like isoform X3, giving the protein MLENYRNLASLGLVVSKPDLVTFLEQMKNPWDVTRLEMPAIYTGRKIHSEWKPFKCTECDNTSNQNSELSQDQQIHTGKKPYECKECGKPFMCYSNLSRHLQIHAAEKHYKCTKCGKAFNQKSNLTQHQRIHTGEKPYKCKECGKAFSHYSRLTQHQRIHTGEKPYKCKDCGKEFNQCSGLTYHQRIHTGEKPYKCTECGKSFSRNSTLTQHQRIHTGEKPYKCKDCGKEFNQCSSLTYHQRIHTGEKPYKCKECGKAFSHSSRLTQHQRIHTGEKPYKCKDCGKEFKQWSGLTFHQRIHTGEKPYKCKDCGKEFHRCSGLTHHKRIHTGEKPYKCTECGKSFSQQSTLTQHQRIHTGEKPYKCKECGKAFSHYSTLTHHQSIHSGEKPYTCKECGKAFSHYSNLTQHQRIHTGEKPYKCEDCGKEFNQCSGLTYHQRIHTGEKPYKCKDCGKEFNQCSGLIYHQRIHTGEKPYKCTECGKSFTQNSTLNQHQRIHTGERPYKSKD; this is encoded by the exons GAAAATTCATTCAGAATGGAAACCTTTCAAATGTACAGAGTGTGACAACACCTCTAATCAGAATTCAGAGCTTAGTCAAGATCAGCAAATCCACACTGGCAagaaaccttatgaatgtaaagaatgtggaaaacCATTTATGTGTTACTCAAACCTTAGTCGACATCTGCAAATTCACGCGGCGGAGAAGCATTATAAATGTACAAAGTGTGGCAAAGCCTTTAATCAGAAGTCAAATCTTACTCAacaccagagaattcatactggagagaagccttataaatgtaaagaatgcGGAAAAGCCTTCAGTCATTACTCAAGACTTACTCAACACcagcgaattcatactggagagaagccttataaatgtaagGATTGTGGCAAAGAATTTAACCAGTGCTCAGGTCTTACTtaccatcagagaattcatactggagagaagccttataaatgtaCAGAATGTGGGAAATCCTTTAGTCGGAACTCAACTCTTACTCAACACcagcgaattcatactggagagaagccttataaatgtaagGATTGTGGCAAAGAATTTAACCAGTGCTCAAGTCTTACTtaccatcagagaattcatactggagagaagccttataaatgtaaagaatgcGGAAAAGCCTTCAGTCATTCCTCAAGACTTACTCAACACcagcgaattcatactggagagaagccttataaatgtaagGATTGTGGCAAAGAATTTAAACAGTGGTCAGGTCTTACTttccatcagagaattcatactggagagaagccttataaatgtaagGATTGTGGCAAAGAATTTCACCGGTGCTCAGGTCTTACTCACCAtaagagaattcatactggagagaagccttataaatgtaCAGAATGTGGGAAATCCTTTAGTCAGCAGTCAACTCTTACTCAACACcagcgaattcatactggagagaagccttataaatgtaaagaatgcGGAAAAGCCTTCAGTCACTACTCAACTCTTACTCATCACCAGAGTATTCATAGTGGAGAGAAGCCTTATACatgtaaagaatgtggaaaagccttcagtcACTACTCAAATCTTACTCAACACcagcgaattcatactggagagaagccttataaatgtGAGGATTGTGGCAAAGAATTTAACCAGTGCTCAGGTCTTACTTACcaccagagaattcatactggagagaaaccttataaatgtAAGGATTGTGGCAAAGAATTTAACCAGTGCTCAGGTCTTATTtaccatcagagaattcatactggagagaaaccttataaatgtACAGAATGTGGGAAATCCTTTACTCAGAACTCAACTCTTAATCAACACCAGCGAATTCATACTGGGGAGAGGCCTTATAAATCTAAGGATT ag